ATCTCACGGCTTCAACCGGACGAGCGGAATCCCGCAGACTGCGACCGCCCGATTTATAGGGCCGGATTATCGGGCTGGATGGCGGCATGAGCCGACCTGCTCCGACATGTTCGAATTGGAAAAACTGTGGTTGTATGGCAGTTCTTCCGGCCTGGATGCCGACGACAGCCGACGGCAGGCGAATGAAGGCAGGGAGAGGATAGATGTCAACAAGTTATCATATAACAGCGACTATCCAAACACAACCGCATCTATATGCTGAAGGATCGGGATGTTAAGGAGAGGCCCGAAGAGGTAGAACATAAAGTGATAGAAAAGGTACACAACATGGGGGTGGAGTGCAAGCCATCGCCGGCTTCACGCCAAGTCATCGATCTCACTCGGGATTGGGGAGACTGGGATTCAGTATCACTTTATCTCGACCGATGCCAAGTAGATACGCCAAGAGAACTCGTGCGGGCTGCTTGGGATCACGTCAATTTACTCCGTACGCGCATTGGAAAAGTGCTTGATCTGGGTGCTGGCGATGCGCGCTTCGCGGTGGGTGGCACATATGAAGAATACATTGGCTACGAGATCGACGCAGAGCGATGCGCGAATGCTCAACTTCCTGACGGTGCTCGGTTGGTCAATCGGTGCGCGTTCTCCGACGAAATTGAGGACGCAGATCTTTCAATTGGGAACCCACCGTTTGTCCGCAATCAGGACTTGCCCACGGGCTGGCGCGAACAGGCGTCTAATGTGCTGCGGCGACGACTGGGCATCAATGTGTCCGGTCTCGCTAACGCATGGCAGTACTTTTTCCTGCAATCACTGGCAAGCCTTAAAGATGACGGCCTATGCGTACTTGTCATCCCTTTCGAGTGGGTTTCTCGGCCGTCGGCTCGTGCACTGCGCGACTACATCGCCCATCAGCGCTGGGAAGTAAACGTTTACCGATTGATAGACACAACTTTCGACAGTGTTCTGACAACCTCATCAATCACGATCGTTGACAAAGCCAAACGAAATGGTCGCTGGAGCTATTTCGAGGAGAATGCGGACGGCGCCTATCTGCCGCTCCAATCTGCCAGCGGCTCGGGGGCCGGTGTAATCGACTATGTTCGAAGGAGCGACATCCCGGAAGGAGCCCCACGCGCCATACGCGGACTGAGCCCCGGCACACAGAAGGTTCTCACACTCACTGAGGGTGAACGCGCGCGAAGCGGCTTGGCGATTGGGCGCGATGTGGTCCCGTGCATCACCACGCTTCGCGTCCTTCCCGGAAACGTGCGCGACCTAAATGAGCTGGCCTTCAAACGCTACTACCGGATGCCTGGCCAAAAGTGCTGGCTCATACGAACCGATGTAGCGCCCAGCGCCATGCTTGCCGCCTATCTCAATGCAGTTCCGCCAAGCGATTACCAGACCGCTACGTGCCTTGAGCGGGAAAAGTGGTGGGCCTTCAAGATGCCTCCTATCCCCGAGGTTCTGATCGCTCAAAGTTTCAAGGGCAAGTTCCCGAAGGGCGTCCGAAACACGATAGGCGCCCGGGCCGTCGGTGGTGTTTCGGGCATCTACAATACTTGCGAGGAACAGATCACAACAATCGTTGACGGACTTGATGGCGAAGACCTGCGTGACAGGGTTGTGGCCCACTCAAATGGACTACGGAAGATCGAGATAAATCAGCTGAATACCCTTCTGCTACGTCATTTTGTAACGGTAGGAAACTAGCTTGGCAAAAACCCACTCACCAACAACGGATCATGTGCTGGATCGCGGCACTATCTCGTTTACGATCGAAAGCAGAATTCTTCGTGAGCTTGGGGAGCGGCTGGTCAAGCAGCCGGAAGTGGCGATCGTCGAGCTGATTAAGAATGCCTACGACGCCGACGCAACGGAATGCTCGGTCGAATATGCCCCCCCGCGATCTATCGTAGTTTCTGATGATGGTGCCGGCATGACGCTGGACCGCTTCACCAACGGGTGGATGCGGATCGGCACGAGTGCGAAAGAGGACCTCAGATTCAGCGAAGGTTATCTCCGCCTGATCACCGGCGAGAAAGGCATAGGGCGCTTTGCCGTCCGGTTCCTCGGGCGAGCGCTAAGTCTCAGTTCTGTAGCCCACGACGACAAGCGTGGTGTTCGCACGCGGCTGACTGCAACTTTCGATTGGCCGAAGTTCGATCGACACGAGGACTTGGGCAAAGTCCAGGTACCCTTCGAACTTGTACAGGTGCCTGCCGATACGCCTACAGGGACAACGCTGACTATCACACGGTTGCGGGCAGAAGCGAACCGCCTCGATCTCAATATGGTGAGGACCGGGTCGATCGGCATTCTAACGCCACTACGATCGCTGTTCCGGACAATGACCGATGGCGACGACGTTGAGACAGGCGATCAGATCGGAATGTCCGCGGATCCTGGCTTCTTGCTGAAGGTCAGGGTTGGTGACGATGACGATGAGGGAGATGTCGCCGCGGCCATCCTTGATGCGTACGTGCTTCGGGCAAGATTGCGGCTTCAGGGCGACAAGATCGATCTCCGCATCCACCGACGGGGGCAAAGATCACCCTATCTTAAGATCATTGATACTTACCCCAACGAGATCGGCAAGCTTTATGCCGACATACGCTTCTTCCCGCGTCGGTCTGGCACATTCACGGATATGCCAGTCGACGGTCGGAGGGCGCAGTCATGGATCGGTGCGAACCACGGCGTAGCGGTGTTCGACCGCAGCTTCCGTGTCCAGCCTTATGGATCTCAAGCCGACGATTGGCTGCGGCTCCAAGCTGATGCTGCCCGCAATTACCGCGATCCACGCTCGACAATCGCGGCAAAACACTTTGCGATGTCGCCACAGGTCAGAGCGGACACATCACAGAACTGGATGCTGAGGCTTCCTCAGTCAGCACAGCTTGTCGGATTAGTTCAGGTCGAAGGCAAACGGTCGAACGAGCTTGATCCTGACAGCGAAGAGGAAGGCCTTATCGCTTCGGCCGACCGCGAGGGTTTCGTCGAGAACCGAGCCTTTGCACAGCTGTCGGATCTCATCCGTGGAGCCGTCGAGGCCATAGCTTTTGCAGACCGGCGGCTTCAGCTGGAGGAGAAACAGGCTGAGCAGGAGGCGCTTGTCGCTACGATCCGCGACCGAACGCGAACTGCGATCACCGAAGTTCAGCAAAATCCCAACATCGCAGCCGCCGATAAGGTCAAGATCGTCGCGGCGATTGCGGAGACGCAGCAATTTGTCGAGCGTCAGGAAGAGAATGCTAAAGAACGCGAGCAGCAGCTTGAGGTGATGAGCCTCCTTGGTGTGGTCGCCGGGTTCATGACGCACGAATTCGGCGTCGCGCTACAGGAGCTTGAGCAGACTCACAAGGACCTGGTTGAGCTCGCAAGAACCGCTCCGAGATTTGAACCTCAGGTCCAAGCTTTCGCCGGCCATATTAAACAGCTAAAGGAGTTCGTTACATACTCTTCCGGCTACATTCAGGGATCGAAGGCGACGCCGGTAAAGCCATACCCGGTCAGGCCGCGCTTGCAACAAGTAAAAAGAGTTTTCGGAAAATATGCAGAGGAACGCAACATCGAGGTCGAAATTTCCGCGGAGCCCGAATTGACTGCCGCTCCTGTCCCTGTATCGTTATATAATGGGATTGCGCTGAACCTCTACACAAACGCGCTGAAAGCTGTGACGGCGAAGGTGGGAAAGCAACGAGGAAAAATTGCCTTTCGTGCCTGGAACGAGGCAAGATGGCATTACCTTGAGGTCTCCGATACGGGTGTCGGTATCCCAACCGCCCTGCAAGAGCGGGTCTTCGATCCACTGTTCACTACCACGCAATCGAAGAACGATCCGCTCGGATCGGGGATGGGCCTCGGCCTCGCTCTAGTACGGCGGGGTGCCGAAGCGTTCGGAGGAAGGGCTGAGCTTGTTGACCCACCGGCTGACTTTTCAACATGCGTGCGGGTTCGCCTGCCGCTCTCGGCAGGAGGGACCCGATAGTGGCCGGCGAGACGCCCAATCTGTTGCTAATCGACGACAACGCCGAAAACCTGGGGTCGCTTCGTCAGCGATTGGAGGTGATGATGTCAGCGGAAGAAGTCGAGATCAGGACTTGGGTACCAACTGAAGATGACGGCCCTCCGGCCGACGCCTTTGAATCGCAAGTCGACAATCAGACTGCGCTTGTAATAACTGATTACGATCTCACGACCAGCGTGAAGGGGCTGTTTG
The nucleotide sequence above comes from Aquibium microcysteis. Encoded proteins:
- a CDS encoding sensor histidine kinase, whose product is MAKTHSPTTDHVLDRGTISFTIESRILRELGERLVKQPEVAIVELIKNAYDADATECSVEYAPPRSIVVSDDGAGMTLDRFTNGWMRIGTSAKEDLRFSEGYLRLITGEKGIGRFAVRFLGRALSLSSVAHDDKRGVRTRLTATFDWPKFDRHEDLGKVQVPFELVQVPADTPTGTTLTITRLRAEANRLDLNMVRTGSIGILTPLRSLFRTMTDGDDVETGDQIGMSADPGFLLKVRVGDDDDEGDVAAAILDAYVLRARLRLQGDKIDLRIHRRGQRSPYLKIIDTYPNEIGKLYADIRFFPRRSGTFTDMPVDGRRAQSWIGANHGVAVFDRSFRVQPYGSQADDWLRLQADAARNYRDPRSTIAAKHFAMSPQVRADTSQNWMLRLPQSAQLVGLVQVEGKRSNELDPDSEEEGLIASADREGFVENRAFAQLSDLIRGAVEAIAFADRRLQLEEKQAEQEALVATIRDRTRTAITEVQQNPNIAAADKVKIVAAIAETQQFVERQEENAKEREQQLEVMSLLGVVAGFMTHEFGVALQELEQTHKDLVELARTAPRFEPQVQAFAGHIKQLKEFVTYSSGYIQGSKATPVKPYPVRPRLQQVKRVFGKYAEERNIEVEISAEPELTAAPVPVSLYNGIALNLYTNALKAVTAKVGKQRGKIAFRAWNEARWHYLEVSDTGVGIPTALQERVFDPLFTTTQSKNDPLGSGMGLGLALVRRGAEAFGGRAELVDPPADFSTCVRVRLPLSAGGTR
- a CDS encoding class I SAM-dependent methyltransferase, whose protein sequence is MLKDRDVKERPEEVEHKVIEKVHNMGVECKPSPASRQVIDLTRDWGDWDSVSLYLDRCQVDTPRELVRAAWDHVNLLRTRIGKVLDLGAGDARFAVGGTYEEYIGYEIDAERCANAQLPDGARLVNRCAFSDEIEDADLSIGNPPFVRNQDLPTGWREQASNVLRRRLGINVSGLANAWQYFFLQSLASLKDDGLCVLVIPFEWVSRPSARALRDYIAHQRWEVNVYRLIDTTFDSVLTTSSITIVDKAKRNGRWSYFEENADGAYLPLQSASGSGAGVIDYVRRSDIPEGAPRAIRGLSPGTQKVLTLTEGERARSGLAIGRDVVPCITTLRVLPGNVRDLNELAFKRYYRMPGQKCWLIRTDVAPSAMLAAYLNAVPPSDYQTATCLEREKWWAFKMPPIPEVLIAQSFKGKFPKGVRNTIGARAVGGVSGIYNTCEEQITTIVDGLDGEDLRDRVVAHSNGLRKIEINQLNTLLLRHFVTVGN